The genomic segment GGAGTGGTGATATATAATCTTCTTTGTTTTGGTCTAATTCATCAGGTCAGCCTGTTCCCTCTGAAGTTGCACTTGAAAGAAATTTTGTCTCTACTGTGTCATTAATTTCCAAAATATCATTCTCTCATAGGCTGTTGTTCACATCATTTGAGAATCGcttaaaaattacaattttaaaCCCCCCTGTGGTTGTTTCATAGCATGTTTACACCATTCCTTGTGTTTTAAATGCCACACTGCATTTGCCATCCaataaaacagggaaaaaactaaaatttcattttataaaaacaGCTCTGTGGAAACTATTAGACTATACAGAGATAGTCTAATAGTTTCCACAGAGCCTGAGTTAGAATATTCCTTCATTCCTCTTTGATTTAGGACATTTTCCTGAGCTCAACTTTTACACATCGTTGGTTGAAGTGAATAACCCTGGCCTACCTCACATCGTTTTAAGTTCTTTGAAATGtataaaatcatattttacGTGTGTGATTTGGCTCTGAGAGGGAAAAGCCATTATAGCCTATAGAAAAGGCAACCACACATGAATcaacatttttgcttttcttgtttCAGAGGATGAAGAAAATGCCATCATCACCTAGCAATTCATTCACATGACAGcctatttctgccaagtatgaATGAACAGAAAAATGCAATACTGCTCTGTTTGTGgtaaatgtgaaaaaacatgTGAATTGCATTTGTCATGCAAGAAAATTCTGTGCAGATACAGAAGAAGTGTCCGCCtttaataagaagaaaaagatttttgCTGAAGAGCAACAAGAATGAAGAGAGATTTCTAATTACTAATCTGACCTGATCTTTGCTGTGCTTCACAGACGTGTATTTCACATGCAGCATTACTTGTCCCTCCAGTTTTTGAGCGACTTATCCAAAATACTCTGATGCAAGCTGCACAAATTAGCATGCCCGCCTTACCTGGAAAAAAAGCATGATCTTCAAGTTTTCAGATGGCACAGTATGTCCAAAATTAGTTTCAACCACAGTGTGACGCAACACTACTGTGAgatgctaaccaccgtgccacaaCCAATTGCTTTTTTGTTACTTATATATTATACCATCTGTGGAATGTATTTAAATATACTGAGATAGTTTAGTTTTGTAAAAGTAAGGATGGATTTAGCTTTCTGGTTTTACGTGTAGCCAGTGAAAAAGTTCTTTAACCCTGCATTCATGTTTAATGGCCACCAGTGTGACTGACAAGTCATTAACCAATAAGTATGCAGTTTTCACAGTTAAACCCACtccttaaaaaaatatcaagacGGAGATGGTGAAAATTTTCATGGGAATGGGAATTCCGAAACTAATGGGTCATATGAGAATGAGTACAGTCTATTATACCATACTGAAATAAACATGTAAACTAAATAAGTAATTGCACACAGTGTTGTATTTATGGAGTCGGGCACATGTTAGATGAAAATTCATGAAATTTCAAAAACTTAATGTGTGCagtttttttattcattattgtgTGAGCGGCAtggtggtgtggtggttagcagTGTTACCTTATAGCAGGAAAGTCCTGGGATTGAACATGGTCTGGGGCTTTTCTGGCGTTTGCATGTTCTACCTGTGCCTGTTAGGgttccacagtccaaagactgtGAGGAAATTTAGAATAATTTAGGTTATTTTCAATTGGCTGTAGAGTGGTGACCTGTTCGTgttgtaccctgcctctcactaGCAACAGCTCAACAGCTGGGATAAGCTCAATTTCCTTTGTGACTCTGTGGACAGATGTTAAAAGCTTATCCAATATTGACATGAGGTTTCTTTTATACTTATTTCACACATACTGTTTATAAATGATGGACATAACTCATGGTTGAAAAGTGAAACCAGTGTAGTTGTGTCTTAAGCCTGCATCCCTTGTAATGGTGAGATAGGGGTGATTCTTGTCACTGCAAAAGAACAACCAGGTTGTATAGAAGTCTATGGGAAAGAGCTCTCACTGCCACTGTCCACCTTCCTGATGGGTTTATGGGCTCACTAGTTTCAAGTCATATGAATACAACAGggagttttatattttttacattatgaTAAATCATATGCCTATGAGCATACAGAGCGCCTTAGTTTCTCTGTCAGCGCAATTACGTCAGGTTTCCAGAAGTAAAAATTGTAAACGTGACCCGCTCATCTTCCCACTTCACAAACAAATGGGCAATATCACATCTTTTATACACAGTGAGTGCTATTACTGTTcttattttctgtgtgtttccgTCACATCCATAGATTTGGACTTCTTAAAGCAGCACTCCATCACAAGCAACAGCAGCGGAAACTCAGATTTTTCCagtttaattgaaaaaaaaaaaaaaaaaaaaaaacaacttaataaagctatgtcttttaaaaaaaacacaatttttatttgttatttaacGGCAGATTCGTCAATACATTAATTATACATTAATGTATACAATTAAtacattgattaaaaaaaataatgatcaGGATAAAACTTTTGAACCCATAGATTTACATTTATATGTTCAAATACAAAATTAAGGAGTAAAATTATCACCAACTGAAGCTTTAAGCATTTCAGGGGCACAGTCCAGCTTCCACAGTCATTATGATTCCACCAATGTGAGCAAACACAAATGTAATTTAGACACCAGAAATATTATTTCAATTCagcaaaataaatatacatcgtggaatttaataaatgctgcCAGTcttgtacttttaaaaaacttttaaacAGAACTCTCTCGGTGAATATATTTGCAGTATTAATTTCGGCATTATTTTCTTGTGCAGCTGTCGGCATGAAGTGTGACACAACTGTAACTGTCAATTTTCGGGAGCCTTGTTGagctgaacatttttttttctcattcttaGCTTTAACTGAAGGATGAAAAATCATCCTCTTCAATGTTCCCTTTCTGGTTACAAAATGTGACAGTGATGCCAAGGGAAAGTTATCAATCACTGACAAATAATACGTGAACAACCAACAGGCAGAAACGTACGCTCGAAGAGTGAAAGTGAACATGTAGAACACTTCAGAGAGGCTCAAGCTGATGAGGGTGTAGCTTTTCATTTCAGGGCGAAATAATGATGGAAATAGGCTCTCCTAGGGTTGATTTTTAACAATGCAGATGCACActgcaccagcagcacacacTGCAGCAAGGGCTGTAACTACTGTAGAGATGAAGAGGGGAACCATTATATACTGTAAGCGCACATTGAGCTGGAGAGTAACAATTAAGGAGTTTATTAATTCATCAGTTATCCCAGGCCACCCAGTGGAAACGGCTTATGCTCACAGACTGTGACAGGAATCTGTTTATTATCAGCATGTTAACTAATTAAGGTTCTCAGATGCCCATTAAACTTTATTAAGGTCCATAAACCAGTTGACTTGTGTAAGATCTATTAGGAGAGCACATGTaggaattttgttttttacgcTTTGAATTTTGAACGAGTGCATTTTAACACAAATCCAATTATCTGCAGGTTcagaaacacatttgttttcgaGTACTATGCGCTCTTACAGTACAATATCTGCCGTCACCACTGATTCATTCTTAACACTTTCCATGGTTGTGTTGAGGCACTCAGCATTTGGTTAAGGTCAGGGAGAGATTATGGTCTTTGTTCACTATAGAAAAAGGCAACAGAGACATGAAGCACGATTTACTTTATTCACATTTGACCAAAGCCATAATCTTTCCCTTACTGcactaatttctttttttttctatttttttcttattttcttttttgccctCTGGGCAGAAAAACGAACACACTGTAAACATAACACTGACCTATGCCGTTATCGTAGTTGATTTCGTGAGCTTTTTGGCACACAGTTGCCAATtaattaaacaattaagcaaatcgAGAGCAGCACTAGTCCTCATTTAAAGTCATGCTTCTGGCCACCTGATATATTTAAGTCTACCATCTTTCTTGCTTTTTGCTCTGCTTTGGTTCTCCATTAACTCTGGGTTAGCAGTGGTGCCTTGACGCATTGGATGAGGCAAAACTGTACTGCTTGATTATGCTATTATGTTATCTTGACTATTTAGCATGGTCAACTTAACAAACATCATgcatttacttaaaaaaaaaaatagtcctttatttaaaattcaaataaaagacaaaaaaataaaggcatAGAGTTGGTTCGGGATACCCGGATCTCCTACAGGACAGAATAGGGAGTGTTTTTGACCATAAAGCCTTTCTTGTAAAGGCAACCGGCCAGGAGCTTCCATCACAAGATATAAGAAGTTACACACAGGGCACAACAAAAGGCCCAGGCAGCAGAGGATTTCTGCGCCTTCTGAGATCTGCGCGGTAATCACAGGAAGAGTGATGGAAAGCTGAAGCAATCAACCGCCACCTCGGCTGCACACTGCTGAAAGCAGATTGGTTGAGAGAGCCTTGGAGACAAAAGCAGCTGAAGGCAATCATTAATGGTCCTTCTGCTGACTCACCTAAAGAAACCTTTAAGGACTTTTACTTTTTCCTATTGTTCACTAAAAGCTCTCGTCTTAATTTAAGCTTGTGCTGAAATAAACAGCACGAAACTTTTGGCTTCTACAGAGGGTCAAAAGCAAAATACCACCAAACAAAACGAGAGCTTCACagcaaaaaaaatgaatgcaaaagAATTGTTTTATTAGATTTGTTCTGCTTTCATTGTGGTTGAAAGCCAAATTCCTACCTGAAATAAGACTGACTGCCCGGCATAATTGAACACGGAGAAGAAAGTGTCCTATTAAAACAGTTAGCATGAATCATATTTCCCTGACATGAGTGTTCCAAATGagagttttgttttattctgttttcgCTTGTTGATCGAATAAGTTTAGGTACCAAAACTCGGTTAGGTATAGAAAAACATCATGGTTTCACTTTTAAACAAGCCCCTGCGACCTGATGCGTCAATACACCAAAGGACACCCTGTACTTATCTCAAAACTTGAGCGTCAGCGTGCCAGGAATGAGATCCGACTGGAAGCAGACTCCTcacattttctttgtgtgtcctttcagtcagtttgtttttgtttatttgtatgttttgtGCTCATTTTGAATCTTTTTGTGCTACTGTGGTTTAGTTAAATGTCTTTGTGGATCATTTGGTCTTTTTCTCTTCATGGTAATTTAAAGCCCTTTGTGGTAATTTTCTGTGTTCGTGGGCCTCGTTTAGTAAAATTCTGAAGGTTAAGCCTACGAGGTGATGTGGCTTGTGGCCACTTCAGcaatttttaaatcaattttaaattaCTTTGGTTGATTAAGGAATTTCCAATAGCATTGTTTTAGGCAATCAGTGACCTACATTACTGCTATCCCTCACGTATCCTGGAACAATTAGCTCCAGAAAAGACATTCCCCATTACTTAGAAATACAAATACTTGGTTGATGACAAGCTACACAGGTAACAGGCATACGGTTTACTCTCAAAAGGCAGATGTCTTTGAATGCAACCGTTGTCATGGGAAAAAACATCAGTATGCTAAACATATTCCGACAAGTGAAAGTCTGAAAAGTACTTTTGAGATGTTTTAGTGTTCCTCTCTGAGGCTGCTTGAGTGACAGGAACATACAGTAGCGATAGGGAACATTTCAAGTCTCTCTTTCATCTGGACGGGGACACAGCACTTCCAGCGAACGTGAACCATTTCCAAAGTCTTATTTTCCTCTCTATGTTGGGATCCATTTCCATCTAtcatttttcaacattttgGCAAGATCCAACTGATGCAGCAGCAATGTTTTGATTATACTGTGACAACACATTATGAAGAAGTCAGTAAGCTTAcaatcttcttttcttttttttcttttttcttttttttcttttttacagagGGAACACAAGAAAGCCAGAAAATGTTGAGTATTGCCATCCACCAACTAGGTTTCCTTTCTCCAGCTTAAGGTAGACTTTGTCCTCTTTTTCAAGATAGAGCAGAACTCCATTAGTGGCTGCTTCGCGAGTTACATCTTTGTCACCTGCAAAGGCAGAGATGACTGGTTTCCCATTCAACATCAAGTTCACCTGGATGATCCAACAGAAGTAACAATTAGCAAGAGTACAGCAGGAAAAACGGAATCTAAGATGTGGGTCAGCATAgtttatttcttatttgtaaTTATGTCACTTGACCTCTTACATGGAGACAGTAGTGTTAAACCCACTATACAAACACTTAAGTGCACTTACTGTGTACAGAGTGGAAGAGGGAGGAATATAAagtcttttctccttttttttttttttaaccccttTTGGAGCAGGGAGTTTTCAAATTGAGTATTTTTAGAGGCAACATTGAGATGTACATGAGATTATGTCTGCATGTGTTGTATAAGGTAGCTACAGTGGCTAACAAATTATCCTCTAATGTTTTTAGCACCCCGTCATGTGTCAATCAGCAGTATCATTTTTGTGTTAATGGTAGTTGCTGCAACCATCAAGGAACTGTTACAAAGTTAAATAAAGTTAACTTTATTCAAAAGCTGACTTTCTTCTACAGTTTAGCTTGGGACTGGTCTGCTTTGCACTGACAGCAGTTCTTTCACCAATTATCACTCAATGCCACTGAATGTCATTGATTGTCTGTGGTCTATcgtctttaacctcctaagacccgaactcttccacgacatgcatttttaatttctctttgatatttgggcatattgggacccaatgaatgtaaaaacaaagaattaccagatttttttttttaccttatttttgtttttaagaaaaataagagccacatatgaggatattcgtttacaattttgatagaacagtagcagtataatgtcctcgtaagtggatatcaggccgatgcagagcaaaattgagtattttggtctaaataacccaaaatgtgatgtccacatatgtggacggcaggtcctaggaggttaaatatgaAGATGCTAATTATGGCAGATATATGCTGATTAGTGAGATTAGAGGGCTACCTACATATTACACCTATAGGAGCGGCTCAGCCCTGGAAACCCATGCCACGAAGCTCCCGACAGATTTTAATGCCAGAAGAGGTTTGAAACTCTGCAATTACTGAGTCAGTGTGTTGGTGGCTTTTAGGCACCATTATAACTCAGTCATTTAAATGGTTTGCTGTGATTCCTAAATGCTTCCACTTTTTAATAATGCCACTTAAAGCTGATTGTGGAATATCTTGGAGGGGAATTTTTTCACAAACTGACCTTTTTCCACAGTGGCATCCTATCGCAGTATTCAAATTCAGTGAATTCTTTAGAACGACTCATTCTTTggcaaatgtttgtaaaggcagactgcacGGCTATGTGTTTGATTGTATACACTTGTGACAATGGCAGTGAAAACATTAAGAGGTGTGATCCAATACTTTTATCTGTATAGCTTATCTGTGCTTTGTATCAAAGCAATATTGCACAGCTTTGATATAATGTATAAGTTAGCATCATGAACCTGATTAAAATACAAATTTGTTAAGTGACGAGATCATTTTAGAAGCTAGCCAACTAGCATTTCTACTTAAATGTAAACACTAGTTAGTTATTTTGTGAGGAAGTTTTCAAGCAACAGTTTCAATAAGCAAGGACGCTACAATCTGCTAGCTGGCTACAATGTagttgagtttgtttgttttttgcgcTAGTTGATGATTAGTAGACTTCATTTTTAAGGTAACATTTGCTACTGTTGCTTACTGTTGTCACTCTATTGGAGTGGAAGACTTATTAAATGAGGCATCAGAGAGCCAGAATTAATGTCATTTTGTTCTGACATAAAAGCAGTTACGTTACCATTCATCCATACACTGACAACTGCCAAAGCATTTTATATAAGAAAATTTGTCTTTAGTGCTCTTTTGAAAAGGTAAAAGGTATCAAATACCCCACCAAAACTCAAAAAGAGACATTTAGTCTTCAAAGTAATGAAATAAAGgagtaaaacattaaaaatgttcaaattagaaaaacaaaactgcttttACAAGAACGCTGGCTTGCCAGTAATGCAAACTCGGGTGTTACTAACTCTCAAACAACCAAAATTGTAGGGGGGAAGAAATGCTGCACTAGTTTCCTGTTTCCTTTTCTAAGCAGCATCTCTGGGGGCAAAGGAACATCAACCAAATTGGTTACAGATGTGCTCATAGACACATGAATTTCACCTATCAGAATCCTCCAAAAAAGCAAAATTGTTATCGCACCAAAGAAAATCATGTGTGCTGATGGGGATAAAATCTCTCCCTTAAAACCATCTTCATCATAATACTTTAATGGAGGAATCACTAGGTGAGATAGTGTGATCCAGATTAACCTAAAATCAAAATTTGACAGCAAATTACTTATTAAGAGGCTTCAAACTGATGCAATACAAAGGCTCATGATACTAATGAAACAAATGCACTGACATGGGAATGTAGCACGTGTATCTGAGAAAACCGAGAGCAGCAATGATGCATATCACCAACTACTGTGCGTTACCTTactagttctttttttttttactttagctACTTAATATTCTTTTCAAGGCGGATGAACTTTGGCATTTGTACAATTAAATATTTGCAGAGGTAATTGTATTGTAAGCCATTTAATTTCAACATGGTCAttttaaattcaaatgaaatTCTTGTTAATTAGTCACTGAAAATACCTTAGCGTCGAGCAGGTTTATTCAAACCTTTAACCTAACACATTTTTTCAAGTCATATcagtatgaggtgtttgtgctttttgtttaatgtgtgtgggtgtggaaATGCGGTGGTGGTCATTCATGGAATAAAACAATTAATCCAATCAGTGAGGTTTTGATAATgagacagcattttttttttcaaatgtggcTGAATGTTTTCTATTGCAGATTACATGCAAAAatctattaaataaataagtaaatagaaATAATTATCTTAAAATATTCTGGGTAAACAATGAAGCTGAATTTTAGGTCCGCCTTGCCTTCATTAGTAGCTGTATTAGTTGGTGCCAGTGCTTTTCTATtgagattttgtgtgatggGATTTGGAGTCAGTGGTAGTGTCCGAATAATAAATTGGAATAATAATGCAATTCATTGTTTTCCCTTTTCCAGAAGTAAGATGTTCTTCCCTGCGCAAATAATTTCTTTATTGTCCCAGAGAAAGATATTTTGTCCCAGCCAGACACTGAAATGGGGTTTTACAATTGAGTCAACTGCACAGATGTGTAAAATGAACATAAAGTGATACCTGTATGGTTTGGCTCTGGTACACTTTAATCACGTGGAAGTTAAAACTGTAGACTCCTTTCCTCGGGGACAGAAATACTGATTCAAATGTGAAGTAGTTTCCTATATTCACAAGAACCTGTGAAAGGAGGGGGGAAAACAAAGAATGCGACAAAGGTGTTTATATACTCAGCACTTCAAtaaagattttaatttcaaatgggCTTTgggattaaatatttaaatcagcCAAGCACACTTCACTGTTGTGGCTACCAGGTCGCTTTCCTGATCAGACGCAAAGTGAGTGTGACACActtcaaaaaacatttaattcagGCTTCCTTCTCAAGAGACCTAAACCTAGCAAGGGAATTTCCAACtccacaaaaaaaccaaaaaaaaaaaacaagtgatgCTAGACTAGATGATATCCGGAACCCAACAACAGATTTTATAGATTAATTCCACTTtggagcaacaacaacaacaacaaaaaagaagggTTTTTTGTTCAGATTTAAAGTGACTGAGAAACTACTTCTAATTTGATACATACAGTAGAAATAACATTGCCTACTTCTGTATGTTAAAAACAattcaaactgaaaacactggtaTATGAGGAAGACATTTTCATCCTACAGTCATATAAACatagaatatttaaaataatatggAATGTGAACTTGACTGGGTTATTGCTGTAGGCATGGAAGGCTCCTGCAGAATCTCATACACATGAATTCCACCTGTTAAGACCAATACAGACTCAGCCAGGACCTTTGACATGGGTTGCTTTCATGGCAACAGCATGCATGATCCACAATCATATCTCTGGTAGTGCAGTATGACACCAAAAGATCACGTTATGTAATGTCATGTAAATGAGAGGGCAGAGGATCAGTTGTGTGATACTGTTACAAACACCTTACACTGCCCACCGATGCATGACTAATCGAGTTCTTGTTGTTATCGCTGCTGCTTGATTTGTTTGGGTGTATTTATGTAGGTGAATGTGTGTGGATGGCGCGCGTAATCGAGCGCGCGCGTGCGTGGCGGGGGTAGCTTGAGGCAAAATGATGGGTGCGTGTTCAGGCTCTGCAGGATGCCCGCCCTCAAACATAATCCAGTCACTTTCAAACCTGCTTGCGTGTGATTATGTGCACTTGAACAGTGTCCACATGCCAACCGATGCCAACAGAAACCAGCTTCAAACTAAACTGAGCTGCAGCTATACTTAAAGCTGCAAACATGTTCTGTCAAAGTCAAAACTGGGCTTAAAGATAAATGTTTGTACTAAAACAATAGACCCAAGTACCGTCGTTCATTTGGAAATTTTATGGAAAAGACAGGAAAGATTTGGAAAGTGctattaatatatatttaacCACTTTTGGCATTAGTGttgttcattaaaaaataataataataaaaaaaaacggtCCTAACCTGATCGAAGTAGATTATTCTTGTTTTGTTGCTCATTTCCGACGGCTCATGGTTGTTGCTCCGGACTGCAGAGAAAGCCACCTTGGAGTTGGCGGCGCGCACCGAGATGCCGAGCGGAGAGGATGAAGCCTTCCAGTCCGTTGCCGGATTAGAGTCGCAGACCACGAGACATTTGCCCTCCAGGACGATCGGTTCCGTGTCATTCTGAGCTCTCACAACCTCAGAGATCACAGTCCAGCTGAGCATCAGTAGGAGTGAAGTAACCATGGCTCTTCTCTGTCTGTGACAACTGTGGCAGCGCAGATTCAGAGACCGTCTCCTGCACCACACAAGTTTCCGTGTCCCTCCACTGCTCTCCCCCGCTGCAGATGCGTCTGACGCTGTAAAATACTCTTACTGGATCCAGAGATATGCCATATCCAagtgaaacacaaacaaaaaagcagaatCCCTTTAAAGTCTAAATCTTCttttgaagaaaagaaaaaaccccaaaactgaaaaacacgAAAATCACCGATTGTTTTCTATGAGTCTCATTTTCAGGTAGACTTTATTAAAAGCTCGTGGATCAGACAAAAGTAGACCATAGGAGATGTTCTATGGAAGGTGGATCCAGTGCGAGAGGGGATCAGTCGATAAATCGTCCATAGCCTTCACTCCCACTCCAAATAACGCGTCTGACAACAGCTGTTCCCGCAGTGATATGCTGCTTGTGTGCGCGCCCAGCCATCCACTTTACGCACGCACGTGTGCTAGAAGTTATAATTAACGGTCGCTGCGTAAATTCCCTAAAGCTTTCATTCCTCTAATTCCTCGTAAAATAACCACAAAGCAAAGTATACATTCAAGAAATGACCGTGTTAATGATGAAAACTGAACAGACACTGAACATACATTGATAGTTCCTCCGGTCCTTTCCTCTGATCCAGAAACAAACTCCTTAAATAATTATCCCCAAACATATTTCTGATGATTTCACAGTTTTAAATTACTCTGTGATGGAAGTACATGGCTGCATCTGTCACCAAGCAGGAGTTTCACTTCCCTGGTATCTCCCTGTCCACTCCGGCTGCAGGTTTCACTGTAATGTGGTGACTCATCATAAACTCATTGCACAGGTGGGCTGAATTTGACTCATGGTACTATGATCTTTCACATAAGTCATTGATGGGACTTTTATGTTGTTGCTATCATTCTTGAATCCAGCACTGTCTTCACTACTTGCAgctttaaagtaaataaataaataaaaatccaacTTATTTCtgaatctggaaggcaaaaacATTCCACAACTAATTAAAGACCTCTCCTTTAATTTCACTAATTTTACCTGCATCTCTTGTGAGCTGAATGGCTGTTTTGATTTGGTATAATAGGATTTGGGCTTCATACATTTATCACTCAGcatcatctgatgtaaaattgtACTTGTCTGTCTTTGTATGCTGCATTAAATCAACAAGACACCCAAAGTGTCCTGAGAGAATATT from the Pelmatolapia mariae isolate MD_Pm_ZW linkage group LG20, Pm_UMD_F_2, whole genome shotgun sequence genome contains:
- the cbln4 gene encoding cerebellin-4 yields the protein MVTSLLLMLSWTVISEVVRAQNDTEPIVLEGKCLVVCDSNPATDWKASSSPLGISVRAANSKVAFSAVRSNNHEPSEMSNKTRIIYFDQVLVNIGNYFTFESVFLSPRKGVYSFNFHVIKVYQSQTIQVNLMLNGKPVISAFAGDKDVTREAATNGVLLYLEKEDKVYLKLEKGNLVGGWQYSTFSGFLVFPL